The following are from one region of the Chloracidobacterium sp. genome:
- a CDS encoding zinc ribbon domain-containing protein produces MHCPRCGQQQLSSETKFCSRCGFQLGLVAEVLANGGYLPQLNELYNKKTGWLTRKNGVIFSVFWFLLFLFIFTPIFGIANVDELAGVSAILGVFGGLILLIGSLVLLKPHRPAPTYAVPENIVSQPVGLYGNPANAALPPMQSQPATTYAPPAAGAWRAPDTGEFARPPSVIENTTKLLQKDEDKR; encoded by the coding sequence ATGCACTGTCCTAGATGTGGTCAACAACAGCTCTCAAGCGAAACAAAGTTCTGCTCCCGGTGCGGATTCCAGCTCGGCCTTGTCGCAGAGGTCCTCGCAAATGGCGGATACCTTCCTCAGTTGAACGAGCTTTACAACAAGAAGACCGGATGGCTGACGCGTAAGAATGGGGTGATCTTCAGCGTATTTTGGTTTCTGCTTTTTCTGTTTATCTTTACACCCATCTTTGGCATTGCAAATGTCGATGAACTTGCAGGAGTCAGCGCGATACTCGGCGTCTTTGGCGGACTCATTCTGCTGATCGGTTCGCTGGTCTTGTTGAAGCCGCATCGGCCGGCCCCGACCTATGCTGTTCCGGAGAATATCGTCTCGCAGCCCGTCGGATTGTACGGAAATCCTGCAAACGCCGCCCTTCCGCCGATGCAAAGTCAGCCGGCGACGACGTACGCTCCGCCGGCAGCAGGCGCCTGGCGTGCTCCGGATACAGGTGAATTTGCCCGGCCCCCAAGCGTTATCGAAAACACAACAAAACTACTCCAAAAAGACGAGGACAAGCGCTAG
- a CDS encoding zinc ribbon domain-containing protein: protein MHCPKCGQAQISDETRFCSKCGFLLTGVAQIVAKDGLLEIEPGASSTTPRRRGIYQGVFIFLLSFLVVPLVVMATIAANIEPYFVVVSAVLLTVGGLLRIVYALMFESGEVGGKTLEQSVIEMSKKVVGSSGDVPALPPQRSTPASSYAPPAAGAWKDTNELEKTPNSVTETTTKLLERDSGQ, encoded by the coding sequence ATGCATTGCCCAAAATGCGGACAGGCTCAGATCAGCGACGAAACACGATTTTGCTCAAAATGCGGGTTCCTATTGACCGGCGTTGCGCAGATCGTTGCCAAAGACGGACTTCTTGAGATCGAACCAGGAGCCTCTTCGACCACACCGCGCAGGCGGGGTATTTATCAAGGGGTATTTATCTTCCTGCTTTCTTTTCTTGTTGTACCGCTTGTCGTGATGGCGACGATCGCGGCAAATATCGAACCGTATTTTGTTGTCGTCAGTGCCGTGCTTTTGACCGTAGGCGGGCTGCTCCGGATCGTTTACGCATTGATGTTCGAGTCAGGAGAGGTCGGCGGCAAGACACTCGAGCAAAGCGTTATCGAGATGTCGAAAAAGGTCGTCGGCTCGAGCGGCGACGTCCCAGCGCTGCCTCCGCAGCGGTCCACGCCGGCCTCATCCTACGCTCCGCCCGCCGCGGGTGCATGGAAAGATACCAATGAACTCGAGAAAACGCCGAATAGTGTGACCGAAACAACGACGAAATTGCTTGAGCGCGACAGCGGTCAGTAA
- the ggt gene encoding gamma-glutamyltransferase — MKAFRLNRIFVLSLLAIVVFSGIPASRTASAAFPDVSRARSAMVASQHELASKIGADIMRRGGNAVDAAIAVGFALAVVYPEAGNIGGGGFMMIRKANGETAAIDYREKAPAAAHRDIFIDKDGNLIRGEGSSTLGYRASGVPGVVAGFELAFKRHGSGKVKWSELVEPARLLAQDGFVLSYRLAELFKAYKNNLSKYPDSNRIFLNNGKYFEAGDRHVQTDLAATLGRIAERGADGFYTGRTAELIAADMRANNGLITLDDLKNYRAVERTPLKGNYRGYEIITMPPPSSGGIVMLQLLNVLEGFDVRGMGAGSAAKIHLYTEASRRAFADRAEFMADPDFAQVPTDALISKDYAKKRIENFSPTKTSPSNTVGHGTVSGSEPMETTHYTVVGPAGDVVSNTYTINDLYGSAVTAKGTGVLLNNEMDDFAARPGKPNLFGLIQGERNKVEPGKRPLSSMTPTIVLRKDGSLWFAVGGRGGPRIISAVMQIVINIIDHDMNIQEAIDAPRFHHQWFPDELFYERNGISPDTRKILESYGHKFVDRPGYIASATGIMVDERGTRMGAIDPRSDGAAIGY; from the coding sequence ATGAAAGCCTTTCGACTCAATCGGATTTTCGTCCTTTCGCTTTTAGCGATCGTTGTTTTTAGCGGGATCCCAGCCTCACGAACCGCCTCGGCGGCGTTTCCCGATGTGTCGCGTGCAAGGTCGGCGATGGTCGCTTCGCAGCACGAGCTCGCATCTAAGATCGGTGCCGATATAATGCGTCGCGGCGGTAATGCCGTTGACGCGGCGATCGCGGTCGGCTTTGCATTGGCCGTTGTGTATCCCGAAGCCGGAAACATCGGCGGCGGCGGATTCATGATGATCCGCAAAGCGAATGGTGAGACCGCAGCGATCGATTATCGTGAAAAGGCTCCAGCTGCGGCACATCGGGACATTTTCATCGATAAGGACGGGAACCTCATTCGCGGTGAGGGGTCTTCAACTCTTGGTTACAGAGCTTCGGGTGTGCCTGGCGTTGTCGCCGGCTTCGAACTTGCGTTCAAGAGGCACGGTTCGGGAAAAGTGAAATGGAGCGAACTGGTCGAGCCGGCGCGCCTTTTGGCACAGGATGGTTTTGTACTGTCGTACCGGCTTGCCGAGCTGTTCAAGGCATATAAGAACAATCTTTCGAAATATCCGGACAGCAACCGGATCTTTTTGAACAACGGAAAATACTTCGAAGCCGGCGACCGTCATGTTCAGACCGATCTCGCGGCAACACTCGGCCGAATCGCTGAACGGGGTGCGGATGGCTTTTATACGGGGCGGACCGCCGAATTGATAGCTGCCGATATGAGGGCGAACAACGGTTTGATCACCCTCGATGACCTCAAGAACTATCGGGCCGTCGAGCGAACACCTTTGAAGGGCAATTATCGCGGCTATGAGATCATCACGATGCCGCCGCCGAGCTCAGGCGGGATCGTGATGCTTCAACTTCTGAATGTGCTTGAAGGGTTTGATGTCCGAGGAATGGGCGCCGGTTCTGCTGCGAAGATCCACTTGTATACCGAAGCATCGCGGCGGGCATTTGCCGATCGGGCGGAGTTCATGGCCGATCCGGATTTTGCGCAAGTGCCGACTGACGCTCTCATCAGCAAGGACTATGCAAAGAAGCGAATAGAGAATTTTTCCCCAACGAAGACATCGCCGAGCAATACCGTCGGTCATGGCACGGTCTCGGGTTCTGAACCGATGGAAACTACCCACTATACGGTCGTCGGCCCGGCTGGCGATGTGGTTTCAAACACTTACACGATAAATGACCTCTATGGCTCGGCGGTGACGGCAAAGGGAACCGGTGTGCTGCTAAACAACGAAATGGATGATTTTGCAGCCCGCCCGGGGAAGCCGAACCTGTTCGGTCTGATACAGGGCGAGCGAAACAAGGTCGAGCCCGGAAAGCGCCCGCTTTCATCGATGACACCAACGATCGTATTGCGAAAGGACGGGTCGCTTTGGTTCGCGGTCGGCGGTCGCGGCGGCCCACGCATCATATCGGCAGTGATGCAGATCGTGATAAACATCATCGATCACGATATGAATATTCAGGAGGCAATCGACGCTCCACGTTTTCACCATCAGTGGTTTCCTGACGAATTGTTTTACGAGCGGAACGGGATATCGCCCGACACCAGAAAGATCCTCGAAAGCTATGGCCATAAATTTGTGGACCGGCCAGGCTATATTGCGTCTGCGACGGGGATAATGGTCGATGAAAGAGGAACTCGGATGGGTGCGATCGACCCGCGGAGTGACGGGGCCGCTATTGGTTACTGA
- a CDS encoding divalent metal cation transporter, which translates to MVQELGRIRSRARRGLSDYRFYAYLAILGPGMIAANAGNDASGIATYSSVGAGYGYSLLWVFIPMVLSLVVVQEMCVRMGVVTGQGLADLIREQFGVRWTAVVMLALFVANTGVIISEFVGIAQASELLGVSRFVSIPLTSALIWWLVVKGTQKRVERVFLAMSLVFLCYVISAFLSGPDWAAVGSGFVSPAFSLDAVYLFTIMALIGTTITPFMQVYVQSSVVEKGLDKDDLSLARSDVIVGTTFAVIIAAFIVISAGSTLHKVGITEIDSAATAAAALAPAAGIYAKYMFAVGLFGAAMLAMGVLPLATAYSISEALGFEKGISRSFREAPIFLGIFTSLIVIGSVVALIPGIPQIKLLIFTQCVNGLLLPVVLVAIVKLANNREIMGEHANTRVFNVFAILITAVVSALSLLLIGRTIADMF; encoded by the coding sequence ATGGTGCAGGAACTCGGGCGAATACGTTCGCGTGCACGGCGTGGCCTGTCTGATTATCGATTCTATGCCTACCTCGCGATCCTCGGCCCCGGGATGATCGCGGCAAATGCGGGAAATGATGCCAGCGGCATTGCCACCTATTCTTCGGTCGGCGCCGGCTACGGCTATTCGCTGCTCTGGGTCTTTATCCCGATGGTTCTCAGCCTCGTCGTCGTCCAGGAGATGTGCGTCCGGATGGGTGTGGTCACGGGGCAAGGCCTTGCCGACCTTATCCGCGAACAGTTCGGCGTCCGCTGGACCGCGGTGGTGATGTTGGCACTATTTGTCGCCAACACTGGCGTTATCATCTCAGAGTTCGTCGGCATCGCCCAAGCTTCTGAGCTCCTTGGAGTTTCAAGGTTCGTTTCGATACCGCTGACGTCCGCCCTGATCTGGTGGCTGGTCGTTAAAGGAACTCAGAAACGGGTGGAACGAGTGTTTCTTGCGATGTCGCTGGTGTTCCTGTGCTACGTAATTTCGGCTTTCCTGTCCGGACCCGATTGGGCCGCGGTGGGTTCGGGATTCGTTAGTCCGGCGTTTAGCCTCGACGCGGTCTATCTATTCACTATCATGGCGTTGATCGGCACAACTATCACGCCGTTCATGCAGGTCTACGTGCAGTCATCGGTCGTCGAAAAAGGACTCGATAAAGACGACCTGTCGCTCGCACGGTCAGATGTAATCGTCGGAACTACATTTGCGGTCATCATCGCAGCATTTATCGTTATATCAGCAGGATCTACACTTCACAAGGTCGGTATAACCGAGATCGATTCAGCGGCAACGGCCGCGGCCGCTCTTGCTCCGGCCGCCGGAATTTACGCAAAGTACATGTTCGCCGTAGGCCTGTTCGGAGCCGCGATGCTGGCGATGGGTGTTCTTCCGCTCGCTACCGCGTATTCGATCAGCGAGGCTCTCGGCTTTGAAAAAGGCATTTCACGGTCGTTTCGTGAGGCACCGATATTCCTCGGTATATTTACATCCTTGATCGTCATCGGATCCGTCGTCGCCCTGATCCCCGGAATTCCACAGATCAAGCTTCTCATCTTCACTCAATGCGTCAACGGATTGCTTCTGCCTGTCGTCCTCGTGGCGATAGTCAAGCTTGCCAATAATCGCGAGATCATGGGTGAACACGCCAACACCCGTGTTTTTAACGTATTCGCGATTTTGATCACGGCCGTCGTTTCAGCTCTCTCTCTACTATTGATTGGGCGAACGATTGCTGATATGTTCTAG
- a CDS encoding mechanosensitive ion channel family protein: MPSQNVKRKTLFFLAATAILAIVLFTLPFVEGLILGYLNTAFGISISTDGKVVNTDGTSLAMMVSTSIELIVTVFHIIKIVLWMALVIVIVRFFSFLIFKTAFRGASQAEISSLIRTVLSIIIYIVAFFIIFQSQYPNVQLAPLFTGSTILGIVVGLALQDTLGNLFAGIALQADQPFQVGDVVKIANRGEGVVESVSWRGVKIRTFQNKLLMISNAVLGKETIEVAPRNNLNARLVYFNTIYSNYPTRTAQVVREAVRQVENVSQKIRPIVRIRDLGESGIEWEVKYWCEDYRRFNETDALIRQRIWYVFNREKIHFAFPTRTVHMEPTPEKVDPEEYIDAASEHIANVAIFAPLSIDEIEQLAKTSNSRIFAPGEVIVREGQEGNSMYLIVRGSAIVQIDDNGQKRTINKLKTNDFFGEMSLLTGEPRSASVVTEEETQVLEIRKSAIKPIFDANPKLLSAVGSMIEERRALLGPVEKPDSGSVPAEERNVIASLRKFFGLK, translated from the coding sequence ATGCCGTCCCAAAATGTCAAGCGAAAGACCCTTTTCTTTTTAGCCGCTACGGCGATCCTGGCGATCGTCCTGTTCACGCTTCCGTTCGTTGAAGGCCTCATCCTCGGATACCTCAATACAGCCTTCGGCATTTCGATCTCAACGGACGGTAAGGTCGTTAATACTGACGGCACCTCGCTTGCAATGATGGTCTCGACGTCGATCGAGCTGATAGTTACCGTCTTTCACATCATAAAGATCGTTCTCTGGATGGCCCTGGTCATCGTCATTGTGCGGTTCTTCAGCTTTCTGATCTTTAAGACCGCGTTTCGCGGAGCCAGCCAGGCCGAGATCTCGTCGCTTATCAGAACCGTCCTGTCGATCATCATCTACATTGTAGCTTTCTTCATAATCTTTCAGTCGCAGTACCCTAACGTCCAGCTTGCGCCTCTCTTTACGGGTTCGACCATTCTCGGGATCGTCGTCGGTCTCGCCTTGCAGGATACGCTCGGAAACTTGTTTGCCGGCATCGCCCTGCAGGCGGATCAACCATTTCAGGTCGGTGACGTCGTAAAGATCGCAAATCGGGGTGAGGGCGTGGTAGAAAGCGTTTCCTGGCGTGGCGTGAAGATACGCACGTTTCAGAACAAACTTTTGATGATCAGCAATGCGGTTCTCGGGAAAGAGACGATCGAGGTCGCACCGCGCAACAATCTCAATGCCCGACTCGTGTACTTCAACACCATATACAGCAATTATCCGACCCGAACCGCTCAGGTCGTCCGCGAGGCCGTACGTCAGGTCGAGAACGTCTCGCAGAAGATAAGGCCGATCGTTCGCATCCGCGATCTTGGCGAAAGCGGCATCGAGTGGGAGGTCAAATACTGGTGCGAGGACTATCGGCGTTTTAACGAGACCGACGCTTTGATCAGACAGCGGATCTGGTATGTCTTCAATCGTGAAAAGATACATTTCGCGTTCCCGACACGAACGGTTCATATGGAACCGACGCCGGAAAAGGTCGATCCGGAAGAATACATCGATGCGGCGTCAGAACATATAGCCAACGTTGCCATCTTTGCTCCGCTTTCGATCGACGAGATCGAACAACTCGCCAAAACGTCTAATAGCCGGATATTCGCGCCCGGCGAGGTGATCGTTCGCGAAGGCCAGGAAGGCAATTCGATGTATCTGATAGTACGAGGCTCGGCGATAGTTCAGATAGACGACAACGGCCAAAAACGCACGATCAACAAACTCAAGACCAACGACTTTTTTGGCGAGATGAGCCTCTTAACGGGCGAACCAAGATCGGCCTCGGTGGTCACGGAGGAGGAGACCCAGGTCCTTGAGATACGAAAGTCGGCGATCAAGCCGATCTTTGACGCAAACCCGAAATTGTTGAGTGCAGTAGGCTCGATGATCGAAGAAAGACGTGCATTGCTGGGACCCGTCGAAAAACCTGACAGCGGATCGGTTCCTGCGGAAGAACGCAATGTGATCGCGTCACTCCGGAAATTCTTTGGACTAAAGTAA
- a CDS encoding transcriptional repressor gives MKGKAQQFVKEKEIFLEHIQKAGLRRTGQRDLILETFLKTEDHVTSEDLYWIVQKKDPSVGHTTVYRTLKLLTEAGLAREVRFGDNKTYYEHHYDHEHHDHMICTQCGKVIEFFSPEIESLQEQMADKFGFRLSHHSLRMWGSCSECSAKDTMTASAASGAQPRVRVRSLAGG, from the coding sequence ATGAAAGGGAAGGCGCAGCAGTTCGTTAAAGAAAAAGAGATCTTTCTGGAGCATATCCAGAAGGCCGGCTTGCGGCGCACCGGGCAACGCGACCTGATACTTGAAACTTTCCTGAAGACCGAGGATCACGTGACCAGCGAAGACCTTTACTGGATCGTGCAAAAGAAGGATCCGTCGGTCGGGCACACGACGGTCTATCGCACACTCAAGCTGTTAACGGAAGCCGGACTTGCCAGGGAAGTACGCTTCGGGGACAACAAGACCTACTACGAACATCATTACGACCACGAACATCACGACCATATGATCTGCACCCAATGCGGCAAGGTCATAGAGTTCTTTTCGCCGGAGATCGAGTCTTTACAGGAACAAATGGCAGACAAATTCGGCTTTCGCCTTTCGCATCATAGTCTGCGAATGTGGGGGTCATGTTCGGAGTGCAGCGCGAAGGACACAATGACGGCCTCGGCGGCGTCGGGTGCGCAACCGCGAGTGCGTGTCAGGTCGCTCGCCGGTGGTTAG
- a CDS encoding DUF2520 domain-containing protein: MQSVSIVGMGRMGGALAIALGRVGYRLDYLIVRDPANAASYLSELPATVAKLDDVAEIPSSIVIIATGDPEIGAAARSIAERMKTDSVALHTSGSLDSDELMQLASHGCSVGSMHPLVSISDPVTGSNQFHDAHFCIEGDKAAVAAATDIAAALGARPFAIAKEFKPLYHAAAVTSAGHVTALFDVSIEMLTACGLDAERAKELLLPLLASTVNNLRSSKPSSAITGSFARADVEALDRHIEIMKRAVPADVLEIFLLLGERSLELAEAGGADPAKLMMMRARIKMEKSIVK, translated from the coding sequence ATGCAAAGTGTCAGCATCGTCGGCATGGGCCGGATGGGCGGGGCGTTGGCTATTGCGCTTGGTCGCGTCGGTTACCGGCTTGACTACCTGATCGTCCGCGATCCGGCGAATGCCGCGTCATATCTTTCCGAACTGCCGGCAACGGTCGCGAAATTGGACGACGTGGCCGAGATCCCGTCTTCGATCGTGATCATAGCTACCGGAGACCCCGAAATAGGCGCCGCGGCACGCTCGATCGCGGAACGCATGAAAACCGACTCGGTGGCATTGCACACAAGCGGTTCTCTGGATTCAGATGAATTAATGCAGCTCGCATCACACGGCTGCTCGGTCGGGTCGATGCATCCGCTGGTTTCGATAAGCGATCCTGTAACCGGATCGAATCAGTTCCATGACGCCCATTTTTGCATCGAAGGCGATAAGGCGGCGGTGGCGGCAGCGACGGATATCGCTGCGGCTCTTGGTGCCAGACCGTTTGCGATCGCAAAGGAGTTCAAGCCGCTTTACCATGCGGCGGCCGTGACGTCGGCGGGCCATGTCACTGCATTGTTTGATGTGTCCATCGAAATGCTGACCGCCTGCGGGCTCGATGCCGAGCGAGCAAAGGAACTGCTGTTGCCATTGCTTGCCAGCACCGTGAATAACCTTCGGAGTTCGAAACCGAGTTCGGCGATAACGGGAAGTTTCGCCCGGGCCGACGTCGAAGCTCTCGATCGCCACATAGAAATTATGAAGCGTGCCGTACCTGCAGACGTTCTCGAGATCTTCCTTCTGCTCGGAGAGCGTTCGCTCGAACTGGCAGAAGCCGGCGGCGCCGATCCGGCGAAACTAATGATGATGCGTGCGCGAATAAAAATGGAGAAAAGTATCGTTAAATGA
- a CDS encoding M48 family metalloprotease — protein MRIGPFQRFASAFLVLTIGLGSIAFFPVAASAQTDGAKKSSKKSNAGKDDLVQTKANGTKPLTPNEDPSQIGKRKINKGTDKFFGWLGGSQEKEIALGRQLAMEVEQSAKMVDDPLITEYINRVGQNIVLHSDAKIPFTIKVIDSDEVNAFALPGGYFFVNRGLILAADNEAELAGVMAHEIAHVAARHAMENQGKLQAINYGLLATIIFGGGIASTIAQNAGGFTQLLSFLKFSRNAEFEADTLGVQYLYASGYDPTGMATMFEKLNEKNKKKPGTLAKIFASHPQSLDRRDNSLALVARFPEKEEYVISTSEFQRVKAHLLKLTNAKAGVISDMEDGDAGKPTLKRRQPEQSDPGASDSDSSSSSSSEAPPKLKRKGDEPAPTPTPKP, from the coding sequence ATGAGAATCGGTCCATTTCAGCGTTTTGCATCAGCGTTTCTCGTCTTGACGATCGGTCTCGGTTCGATCGCATTCTTCCCGGTTGCGGCATCCGCTCAAACCGATGGTGCTAAGAAATCAAGCAAGAAGTCGAACGCCGGCAAAGACGACCTCGTCCAAACAAAAGCGAACGGCACGAAGCCGCTTACGCCCAACGAGGATCCGAGCCAGATCGGAAAACGAAAGATCAATAAAGGCACCGATAAATTTTTCGGGTGGCTTGGCGGTTCGCAGGAAAAAGAGATCGCTCTGGGACGCCAGCTTGCGATGGAGGTCGAACAATCGGCCAAAATGGTCGACGATCCCCTTATCACCGAGTATATCAACCGTGTCGGCCAGAATATCGTTCTTCATTCCGACGCCAAGATCCCTTTCACGATAAAGGTCATCGATAGCGACGAAGTAAATGCGTTCGCGTTGCCGGGCGGATATTTCTTTGTCAACAGAGGTCTGATACTGGCGGCTGACAATGAGGCCGAGCTCGCCGGCGTCATGGCCCACGAGATCGCTCATGTGGCGGCCCGACATGCAATGGAGAATCAGGGTAAGCTGCAGGCCATCAATTACGGACTGCTTGCGACGATCATCTTCGGCGGAGGTATCGCCAGCACGATCGCCCAAAATGCCGGCGGCTTCACCCAATTATTGAGTTTTCTGAAATTTAGCCGTAATGCCGAATTTGAGGCCGACACACTCGGCGTCCAGTACTTGTATGCTTCGGGTTATGACCCGACCGGCATGGCAACGATGTTCGAAAAGCTCAACGAAAAGAACAAGAAGAAACCTGGTACGCTCGCTAAGATCTTTGCCTCGCATCCGCAGTCGCTTGACCGCCGCGATAACAGCCTTGCCCTCGTCGCTCGGTTTCCGGAGAAAGAAGAATATGTCATCAGCACTTCGGAGTTTCAGCGAGTAAAGGCACATCTGCTAAAACTCACGAATGCGAAAGCCGGTGTGATCAGTGATATGGAAGATGGGGACGCAGGCAAGCCGACCCTCAAACGGCGTCAACCCGAGCAGAGTGATCCGGGAGCCAGCGATTCCGACAGCAGTTCGAGCAGCTCTTCAGAAGCACCGCCGAAGCTCAAGAGAAAGGGCGATGAACCGGCACCCACACCGACGCCGAAGCCTTAG
- a CDS encoding tetratricopeptide repeat protein, giving the protein MKLSDPKVLIVAIAAFVCGVGAQTNTVNPPRPLPTPITAPTPRTSELLAKRLTDAGSSAATERANREAAFAKLMEGQRYNWIASRTQNRTRAANAIRLAKQSFQAAVELDPSLSEGYTALAELELSQRQGEAEVDEAIALAGLAIKVKSDSFGARRLLARLYSYKSRVGGERFIEDHAKRAVAEWKEVVKTDPRNAEGWAFLAALYGRLGNDDERIEALRKWLSSASPIDTQFYRLVMGPQENLSPENASMKLGPALLKAGRTREAIETLSLLVAEDPENVTAVEMLRDAVDSAEGDAAVVAIDSLQQAVFANPDNIQLVNLLSRVFSQAGRTAEAIKLFETSSARLVESDPDSAAAMQIALGDLLADRGENSRASAAYDKALELRDISSPNGLENDDREFAMQVFEKMIRVHKSADDSRAVAAAVNRARTLFGKDDLFADRQLIAFYRESGRKREALEAVKAVRSRVPDDLGFVRLEATLLTENGKVDDAVALIRRTMSVKSSTAQGTVNSSGSSVSVGVPMQDEFSNYLFISNLYTQAGRGSDAVIAANKAHEIAQGTERKQIAMLTLATAQNLAGQHDAAEATLREILKRSPGNPIALNNLGYFLLERDVRFEEAKQMIEQAVKIDPTNPSYLDSLGWAYYKLGNYTEAERYLREAARFDSSSAAIQEHLGDVYLKQNKRDLARSAWERALRLASDPADLKRLRQKLGSK; this is encoded by the coding sequence ATGAAACTGTCAGATCCCAAGGTCTTGATCGTGGCCATTGCCGCTTTTGTGTGCGGAGTCGGTGCACAAACGAACACCGTAAACCCGCCGAGACCGCTTCCCACACCAATAACCGCCCCGACGCCACGAACTTCGGAATTACTTGCCAAACGGCTAACGGACGCTGGTTCTTCCGCAGCGACGGAACGGGCAAACCGAGAGGCCGCCTTTGCAAAGTTGATGGAGGGCCAGCGATACAACTGGATCGCCAGCCGCACCCAAAACCGGACGCGAGCAGCGAATGCCATCAGGTTGGCGAAGCAGTCGTTCCAGGCTGCGGTTGAGCTCGACCCGTCACTTTCCGAAGGGTACACCGCACTTGCCGAGCTGGAGTTAAGTCAGCGTCAGGGCGAGGCCGAGGTTGATGAAGCGATAGCTCTTGCCGGCCTGGCGATCAAAGTGAAAAGCGACAGTTTTGGCGCCCGGCGTCTGCTCGCCCGGCTTTATTCTTACAAAAGCCGCGTTGGCGGTGAACGATTTATCGAAGATCATGCAAAAAGGGCGGTCGCGGAATGGAAGGAGGTTGTAAAGACCGACCCACGCAACGCAGAAGGATGGGCATTCCTCGCGGCCCTTTACGGGCGTCTTGGAAATGACGACGAGCGTATCGAAGCGCTTCGAAAATGGTTATCGTCGGCATCGCCCATCGACACGCAGTTCTATCGGCTGGTAATGGGGCCACAGGAGAATCTATCGCCGGAAAATGCGTCGATGAAACTCGGCCCTGCATTGCTCAAGGCGGGCAGGACCCGCGAAGCGATCGAAACGCTCAGTTTGCTCGTTGCCGAGGATCCCGAAAATGTGACCGCGGTCGAAATGCTGCGAGATGCAGTTGATTCCGCTGAAGGCGACGCGGCGGTCGTCGCAATTGATTCGCTTCAACAAGCCGTCTTTGCAAATCCCGACAACATCCAACTTGTCAATCTGCTTTCGCGCGTGTTCTCGCAAGCCGGCAGAACCGCGGAAGCGATCAAACTCTTCGAAACATCCTCTGCTCGATTGGTTGAATCCGACCCCGATTCGGCGGCCGCGATGCAGATCGCCCTTGGTGATCTGCTTGCCGATCGAGGCGAAAACAGCCGTGCGTCAGCGGCGTATGATAAGGCTCTCGAGCTCAGGGATATATCGAGCCCTAACGGCCTTGAAAACGACGATCGCGAGTTTGCGATGCAGGTTTTTGAGAAGATGATCCGGGTGCACAAGTCGGCCGACGACTCGAGAGCGGTCGCAGCAGCAGTGAACCGTGCCCGGACACTTTTTGGCAAGGACGATCTCTTCGCCGATCGGCAGCTTATAGCCTTTTACCGCGAGTCGGGCAGAAAGCGCGAAGCGCTGGAAGCCGTAAAGGCGGTTCGCAGCCGCGTGCCTGACGATCTTGGGTTCGTCAGGCTGGAGGCGACGCTGCTCACCGAGAACGGGAAGGTCGACGACGCGGTCGCTCTGATACGCCGAACAATGTCTGTCAAGTCTTCGACAGCTCAGGGCACCGTCAATTCGAGCGGTTCTTCGGTCAGCGTCGGAGTTCCGATGCAGGACGAGTTTTCGAACTATCTCTTCATCTCAAATCTCTATACGCAGGCGGGCCGCGGAAGCGATGCGGTCATTGCCGCGAACAAGGCGCACGAGATCGCTCAGGGAACAGAGCGAAAGCAGATTGCGATGCTCACGCTCGCAACGGCCCAAAACCTTGCCGGTCAACATGATGCTGCCGAGGCGACCTTGCGTGAGATCCTGAAGCGTTCGCCGGGTAATCCGATCGCTCTGAACAACCTCGGATACTTTCTACTCGAAAGAGACGTTCGGTTCGAAGAGGCAAAGCAGATGATCGAGCAGGCCGTAAAGATCGATCCGACAAATCCTTCATATCTCGACAGCCTCGGTTGGGCATATTACAAGCTCGGCAACTATACCGAGGCCGAGCGGTATTTACGCGAAGCGGCTCGTTTTGATTCAAGTTCCGCAGCGATCCAGGAGCATCTTGGAGATGTCTATTTGAAGCAGAACAAGCGCGACCTGGCAAGATCAGCATGGGAGCGTGCCCTCAGGCTTGCGTCCGACCCGGCCGATCTCAAACGTTTGCGACAAAAACTGGGTTCGAAGTGA